The following are from one region of the Mycolicibacterium diernhoferi genome:
- a CDS encoding FKBP-type peptidyl-prolyl cis-trans isomerase, with amino-acid sequence MTVSACGSDTQSAASTSSSTATEDAFDLPATDMAPVASPCPSAAPESSGAPEWTLSGATGSIAVTGSTDAAAPVVDVEGPFSVTETQVQTLKEGDGPVVPETATVSVCYMGVNGRDGNVFDSSYQSGSPVDFPLDGVIPGFQKAITGQKVGSTVAVAMTSADGYAEGQPAAGIQKGDTLIFAIKILEAAN; translated from the coding sequence ATGACCGTCTCGGCGTGCGGTTCGGACACTCAGAGCGCTGCCTCGACGAGCTCCTCCACCGCGACCGAAGACGCGTTCGACCTCCCGGCCACCGACATGGCCCCGGTGGCGAGCCCGTGCCCGTCGGCGGCCCCGGAGTCCTCGGGCGCACCCGAGTGGACGCTGTCCGGCGCCACCGGCAGCATCGCCGTCACCGGCTCCACCGACGCGGCCGCACCGGTCGTGGACGTCGAGGGACCGTTCAGTGTCACCGAGACCCAGGTGCAGACCCTCAAGGAGGGTGACGGACCGGTCGTCCCGGAGACCGCGACGGTGTCGGTCTGCTACATGGGTGTCAACGGGCGCGACGGCAACGTCTTCGACAGCAGCTACCAGTCGGGCTCCCCGGTGGACTTCCCGCTCGACGGCGTCATCCCCGGATTCCAGAAGGCCATCACCGGGCAGAAGGTCGGATCGACCGTCGCCGTCGCGATGACCTCCGCGGACGGCTACGCCGAGGGCCAGCCTGCCGCGGGCATCCAGAAGGGTGACACGCTGATCTTCGCGATCAAGATCCTCGAAGCCGCGAACTGA